One Cryptomeria japonica chromosome 9, Sugi_1.0, whole genome shotgun sequence genomic window carries:
- the LOC131044511 gene encoding nuclear pore complex protein NUP1 isoform X2 encodes MAEIWGGGGGGGRGGQGGEGEASGSYGGGGAGGKLRTSRSARRAASTPYDRPQTGRHAPAAVRAAARAESDSGSWVWRAVVDPASRLINNGAVKWFKTVFRKRALPPPTQELQEESLREVEEEAVENADLTEVTDKEGEISPVENQRNESEIAGLEQLLKNKTLSREEFNHLIGVLQSRVVDSSPGMENREEKMREELNGRNEPNNVQIAETQRWRDERKKAREEKDNPSWGNGLFPDALSPSVTGNVCDDAGSTPADIAKAFMGVRSHRAPTSTLRLQRRPFGDESTPNRLFRDTHTQDRSNAYQLIPRTTESELFGNGQVPDRLKTPSNRLNSLPYLRSQNRVKGLNYTPYARNLRQQTHSEHIGDGTPISTPASHWTPIQSPLTGGRQMLKKRTGSMLDDGMTSGGPIRRIRQKTTFYTPLRNSDPSCSTSNQLNPFSSHANDFGQKTVAGVATKPMETEKQKFLSAFPLQEEGTKALTSNLGYVPQQSSETARKILEHLERMVPSPKEKSVESQLAIARSKPPTQLNVSMLNGHARRSTESVDKIAFLDMHGQSTFSLKGNNQSRGQEASASEQIFEGNGKSPLTKTLENSVEAPKFHGTGDVDLQHVNGSSSKADMNLQVLYSPPVSEKENGFRMSALEESDEEGHVSKNATILVNSQTGSGTFISHGNSTDITTLKRDKAIPSITSSEVNTSTYAISVMAEPSTNNSGFTCPVVSAASNFPEPPTSTATPSPLCKGNIQPMTENITPTYNFGSTSSSKGPVFSFSTCVCTDVDTSKPEFDFKFKSKPEEAFSTAVAAAVSTLPNQTSLGSSEPLALVSKVASNPVFSGNLSSVSSTSSNFSTSTVAIPASSAKVYKTDGNSSVTFYPPGTSSSVTFENLSSVSSSGSNVSTATVAIPTSGKVFSGAVYKTDGSSSVTFLPPGTSSSVTFGSTSPLFFGSAVVTSVSSGSASPFGLTASSSSSSGSSPSVGLGTNPFGVNTPAPLFSSSTLANETATTTTFAASRNPSLGSSGTSFGGSSVPSFGLSNTSQFGSNTSVSFGLSTTLQPNTSPFFGSSTTPQFGSNSSSLFGSSSTSQFVSNTSTSSVSSMMFDENTSCFATGSRPPFGSGSTPIFSSGSTFGSGNLSFGGNTTSFPSSSTTALGASSASFSSASTSPFGGSIGSFGSSSLPASGGSSASFSSASTSPFGGSIASFGSTSLPASGGSIASFGSSSLTASGGSSSLFGSANTPMFGSNSNPPFGVAPFFGASSAASSSQSPATLFGSGFGSTPALASTGFSFGGSVASSSGSFSVGASSGTSPGTFTFGSKDTTTLAPQSMFGLTNSNPTFGATAATPPTDQMEDSMAEDLAQVSAPPVFGGQSASSTPGFVFNSQQSVPPNFMFNSQPSPQVANPFAAGGQGAFTPPAGALEFSGGSFSLGATSEKPGRKFVKIKRDRGRKK; translated from the exons AATGCTGATCTAACAGAAGTGACTGATAAAGAGGGAGAAATCAGCCCAGTGGAAAATCAAAGAAATGAGTCTGAAATTGCTGGACTCGAGCagctcttgaaaaataaaacactctcaAG GGAGGAGTTCAATCACTTGATAGGTGTATTACAGTCACGTGTTGTGGATAGTTCTCCTGGCATGGAAAACCGTGAAGAAAAAATGAGAGAAGAACTAAATGGTAGAAATGAACCAAACAATGTGCAAATTGCAGAGACTCAGAGATGGCGAGATGAGAGGAAGAAGGCAAGGGAAGAAAAAGATAACCCTTCTTGGGGCAATGGCTTGTTTCCCGATGCATTGTCTCCCTCTGTTACTGGAAAT GTTTGTGATGATGCTGGTTCAACTCCAGCAGATATAGCAAAAGCTTTTATGGGTGTGCGGTCTCACAGGGCACCAACATCCACTTTACGTTTGCAGCGTAGACCTTTTGGAGATGAGAGTACACCGAATCGATTATTTCGAGATACACACACCCAAGATAGATCCAATGCTTATCAACTTATACCAAGAACAACAGAAAGTGAGTTGTTTGGGAATGGGCAGGTTCCAGACAGGTTGAAGACCCCATCCAATAGGCTTAATAGCCTCCCATATCTGAGGTCTCAAAACAGAGTTAAAGGCCTGAATTATACACCATATGCCAGAAATCTTCGTCAGCAGACTCATTCTGAG CATATAGGTGATGGGACTCCAATTAGCACCCCAGCATCACATTGGACACCAATACAATCTCCACTTACAGGTGGACGACAG ATGTTGAAAAAGAGGACTGGCTCTATGTTAGATGATGGTATGACATCAGGAGGGCCAATAAGGAGAATCCGGCAAAAGACTACTTTTTACACCCCATTGAGGAATTCTGATCCATCATGTTCAACCAGTAATCAGTTAAATCCTTTCTCATCACatgcaaatgattttggacaaaaaACAGTGGCTGGAGTTGCTACAAAGCCTATGGAAACAGAGAAACAGAAATTTCTGTCAGCATTTCCATTACAAGAGGAGGGCACAAAAGCTTTGACTTCAAACCTTGGGTATGTGCCGCAACAATCCAGTGAGACAGCTCGTAAAATTTTGGAGCATCTGGAACGAATGGTGCCCTCGCCTAAAGAAAAGTCTGTGGAATCACAGTTGGCAATTGCAAGGTCCAAGCCTCCTACACAGCTGAATGTTAGCATGCTTAATGGACATGCAAGAAGAAGTACTGAGTCTGTAGACAAGATAGCCTTTTTGGATATGCATGGACAAAGCACCTTTTCTCTTAAGGGCAATAATCAATCACGTGGTCAAGAAGCTTCTGCTTCGGAGCAAATATTTGAAGGTAATGGAAAATCTCCCTTGACAAAAACTTTGGAAAATTCTGTGGAAGCACCTAAGTTTCATGGTACTGGAGATGTAGATCTCCAGCATGTTAATGGGAGTTCATCAAAGGCGGACATGAACTTGCAAGTTCTTTATAGTCCTCCTGTTTCAGAAAAAGAAAATGGTTTCCGAATGAGTGCACTTGAG GAGTCTGATGAAGAGGGCCATGTAAGCAAAAATGCTACTATTTTAGTTAACTCTCAGACTGGAAGTGGCACATTTATATCTCATGGAAATAGTACCGATATTACAACTTTGAAAAGGGATAAAGCAATACCATCTATAACTTCCTCAGAAGTTAATACTTCCACATATGCAATTTCTGTCATGGCTGAGCCATCTACAAATAATTCAGGGTTTACCTGTCCTGTTGTTTCAGCTGCTAGTAATTTCCCAGAACCACCAACCTCAACAGCAACACCATCACCTTTGTGTAAAGGTAATATTCAGCCCATGACGGAAAATATTACTCCAACTTACAATTTTGGCTCAACGAGCAGTAGCAAAGGGCCTGTTTTCTCATTCTCCACATGCGTATGTACGGATGTGGATACTTCCAAGCCAGAATTTGATTTCAAATTTAAAAGCAAGCCTGAAGAAGCTTTCAG TACTGCTGTAGCTGCAGCTGTGTCCACTTTGCCCAATCAAACTTCATTGGGATCATCAGAACCTTTGGCTTTGGTCTCCAAAGTTGCATCTAACCCAGTATTCTCAG GAAACTTGTCATCTGTATCAAGTACAAGTAGCAACTTTTCTACATCAACTGTTGCAATACCTGCCTCAAGTGCCAAAGTTTATAAGACTGACGGTAACAGTTCAGTGACATTTTATCCTCCTGGAACaagctcatctgtaacatttg AAAACTTGTCATCTGTATCAAGTTCAGGTAGCAACGTGTCTACAGCAACTGTTGCAATACCTACCTCGGGTAAAGTATTTAGTGGAGCTGTTTATAAGACTGATGGTAGCAGTTCAGTGACATTTTTGCCTCCTGGAACAAGCTCATCTGTGACTTTTGGTAGTACAAGCCCTCTATTTTTTGGATCAGCTGTGGTTACTTCAGTATCGAGTGGTTCAGCCAGCCCATTTGGCTTGACTGCATCTAGTTCTTCTAGCTCTGGCAGTTCGCCTTCTGTTGGCCTCGGTACCAATCCATTTGGCGTAAACACACCTGCTCCATTGTTTTCTTCCAGCACTTTAGCAAACGAAACTGCCACTACAACCACATTTGCTGCTTCACGTAACCCTTCATTAGGGTCGAGTGGTACTTCTTTTGGTGGGAGCAGTGTTCCTTCATTTGGTTTAAGTAATACTTCTCAGTTTGGTTCCAATACGTCTGTTTCATTTGGATTGAGCACCACTCTGCAGCCCAACACCTCTCCTTTTTTTGGATCGAGTACCACTCCACAGTTTGGCTCCAATTCATCTTCTTTATTTGGATCAAGTAGCACTTCTCAGTTTGTTTCAAACACCTCAACTTCATCAGTCTCAAGTATGATGTTTGATGAAAATACATCTTGTTTTGCCACAGGTTCCCGTCCTCCTTTCGGTTCTGGCAGTACCCCAATATTTAGTTCTGGAAGTACATTTGGATCAGGCAATTTATCATTTGGTGGAAACACTACCTCATTTCCTTCTTCCAGCACTACAGCATTGGGTGCAAGCAGTGCCTCCTTTAGTTCTGCCAGCACTTCACCTTTTGGTGGAAGCATTGGTTCATTTGGTTCTAGTAGCCTTCCAGCATCTGGTGGAAGCAGTGCCTCCTTTAGTTCTGCCAGCACTTCACCTTTTGGTGGAAGCATTGCTTCATTTGGTTCTACTAGCCTTCCAGCATCTGGTGGAAGCATTGCTTCATTTGGTTCTAGTAGCCTTACAGCATCTGGTGGAAGCAGTTCTTTATTTGGCTCTGCTAACACTCCAATGTTTGGTTCAAATAGCAATCCGCCATTTGGTGTGGCACCGTTCTTTGGGGCTTCCTCCGCTGCTTCTTCCTCACAATCACCAGCAACCTTATTTGGATCTGGGTTTGGTAGTACGCCAGCTCTGGCCTCCACAGGATTTTCTTTTGGAGGATCTGTTGCTTCAAGCAGTGGCTCATTTTCTGTTGGAGCCTCAAGTGGTACCTCACCTGGTACATTTACATTTGgttccaaggacaccacaacattgGCTCCACAATCAATGTTTGGGTTGACAAATTCAAATCCTACTTTTGGTGCAACCGCAGCAACACCACCTACCGATCAGATGGAAGACAGTATGGCAGAGGATCTTGCGCAAGTATCTGCTCCACCTGTATTTGGTGGACAGTCAGCTTCATCAACCCCAGGATTTGTCTTTAATTCTCAACAAAGTGTGCCACCAAATTTTATGTTTAATTCCCAACCAAGTCCACAAGTAGCTAATCCTTTTGCAGCCGGTGGTCAAGGGGCATTTACTCCTCCAGCAGGGGCACTTGAGTTTTCTGGTGGAAGTTTTTCTCTTGGAGCTACAAGTGAAAAACCTGGCCGTAAGTTTGTAAAGATAAAACGAGACAGAGGAAGAAAAAAGTAG
- the LOC131044511 gene encoding nuclear pore complex protein NUP1 isoform X4 — translation MAEIWGGGGGGGRGGQGGEGEASGSYGGGGAGGKLRTSRSARRAASTPYDRPQTGRHAPAAVRAAARAESDSGSWVWRAVVDPASRLINNGAVKWFKTVFRKRALPPPTQELQEESLREVEEEAVENADLTEVTDKEGEISPVENQRNESEIAGLEQLLKNKTLSREEFNHLIGVLQSRVVDSSPGMENREEKMREELNGRNEPNNVQIAETQRWRDERKKAREEKDNPSWGNGLFPDALSPSVTGNVCDDAGSTPADIAKAFMGVRSHRAPTSTLRLQRRPFGDESTPNRLFRDTHTQDRSNAYQLIPRTTESELFGNGQVPDRLKTPSNRLNSLPYLRSQNRVKGLNYTPYARNLRQQTHSEHIGDGTPISTPASHWTPIQSPLTGGRQMLKKRTGSMLDDGMTSGGPIRRIRQKTTFYTPLRNSDPSCSTSNQLNPFSSHANDFGQKTVAGVATKPMETEKQKFLSAFPLQEEGTKALTSNLGYVPQQSSETARKILEHLERMVPSPKEKSVESQLAIARSKPPTQLNVSMLNGHARRSTESVDKIAFLDMHGQSTFSLKGNNQSRGQEASASEQIFEGNGKSPLTKTLENSVEAPKFHGTGDVDLQHVNGSSSKADMNLQVLYSPPVSEKENGFRMSALEESDEEGHVSKNATILVNSQTGSGTFISHGNSTDITTLKRDKAIPSITSSEVNTSTYAISVMAEPSTNNSGFTCPVVSAASNFPEPPTSTATPSPLCKGNIQPMTENITPTYNFGSTSSSKGPVFSFSTCVCTDVDTSKPEFDFKFKSKPEEAFSSTAVAAAVSTLPNQTSLGSSEPLALVSKVASNPVFSGNLSSVSSTSSNFSTSTVAIPASSAKVYKTDENLSSVSSSGSNVSTATVAIPTSGKVFSGAVYKTDGSSSVTFLPPGTSSSVTFGSTSPLFFGSAVVTSVSSGSASPFGLTASSSSSSGSSPSVGLGTNPFGVNTPAPLFSSSTLANETATTTTFAASRNPSLGSSGTSFGGSSVPSFGLSNTSQFGSNTSVSFGLSTTLQPNTSPFFGSSTTPQFGSNSSSLFGSSSTSQFVSNTSTSSVSSMMFDENTSCFATGSRPPFGSGSTPIFSSGSTFGSGNLSFGGNTTSFPSSSTTALGASSASFSSASTSPFGGSIGSFGSSSLPASGGSSASFSSASTSPFGGSIASFGSTSLPASGGSIASFGSSSLTASGGSSSLFGSANTPMFGSNSNPPFGVAPFFGASSAASSSQSPATLFGSGFGSTPALASTGFSFGGSVASSSGSFSVGASSGTSPGTFTFGSKDTTTLAPQSMFGLTNSNPTFGATAATPPTDQMEDSMAEDLAQVSAPPVFGGQSASSTPGFVFNSQQSVPPNFMFNSQPSPQVANPFAAGGQGAFTPPAGALEFSGGSFSLGATSEKPGRKFVKIKRDRGRKK, via the exons AATGCTGATCTAACAGAAGTGACTGATAAAGAGGGAGAAATCAGCCCAGTGGAAAATCAAAGAAATGAGTCTGAAATTGCTGGACTCGAGCagctcttgaaaaataaaacactctcaAG GGAGGAGTTCAATCACTTGATAGGTGTATTACAGTCACGTGTTGTGGATAGTTCTCCTGGCATGGAAAACCGTGAAGAAAAAATGAGAGAAGAACTAAATGGTAGAAATGAACCAAACAATGTGCAAATTGCAGAGACTCAGAGATGGCGAGATGAGAGGAAGAAGGCAAGGGAAGAAAAAGATAACCCTTCTTGGGGCAATGGCTTGTTTCCCGATGCATTGTCTCCCTCTGTTACTGGAAAT GTTTGTGATGATGCTGGTTCAACTCCAGCAGATATAGCAAAAGCTTTTATGGGTGTGCGGTCTCACAGGGCACCAACATCCACTTTACGTTTGCAGCGTAGACCTTTTGGAGATGAGAGTACACCGAATCGATTATTTCGAGATACACACACCCAAGATAGATCCAATGCTTATCAACTTATACCAAGAACAACAGAAAGTGAGTTGTTTGGGAATGGGCAGGTTCCAGACAGGTTGAAGACCCCATCCAATAGGCTTAATAGCCTCCCATATCTGAGGTCTCAAAACAGAGTTAAAGGCCTGAATTATACACCATATGCCAGAAATCTTCGTCAGCAGACTCATTCTGAG CATATAGGTGATGGGACTCCAATTAGCACCCCAGCATCACATTGGACACCAATACAATCTCCACTTACAGGTGGACGACAG ATGTTGAAAAAGAGGACTGGCTCTATGTTAGATGATGGTATGACATCAGGAGGGCCAATAAGGAGAATCCGGCAAAAGACTACTTTTTACACCCCATTGAGGAATTCTGATCCATCATGTTCAACCAGTAATCAGTTAAATCCTTTCTCATCACatgcaaatgattttggacaaaaaACAGTGGCTGGAGTTGCTACAAAGCCTATGGAAACAGAGAAACAGAAATTTCTGTCAGCATTTCCATTACAAGAGGAGGGCACAAAAGCTTTGACTTCAAACCTTGGGTATGTGCCGCAACAATCCAGTGAGACAGCTCGTAAAATTTTGGAGCATCTGGAACGAATGGTGCCCTCGCCTAAAGAAAAGTCTGTGGAATCACAGTTGGCAATTGCAAGGTCCAAGCCTCCTACACAGCTGAATGTTAGCATGCTTAATGGACATGCAAGAAGAAGTACTGAGTCTGTAGACAAGATAGCCTTTTTGGATATGCATGGACAAAGCACCTTTTCTCTTAAGGGCAATAATCAATCACGTGGTCAAGAAGCTTCTGCTTCGGAGCAAATATTTGAAGGTAATGGAAAATCTCCCTTGACAAAAACTTTGGAAAATTCTGTGGAAGCACCTAAGTTTCATGGTACTGGAGATGTAGATCTCCAGCATGTTAATGGGAGTTCATCAAAGGCGGACATGAACTTGCAAGTTCTTTATAGTCCTCCTGTTTCAGAAAAAGAAAATGGTTTCCGAATGAGTGCACTTGAG GAGTCTGATGAAGAGGGCCATGTAAGCAAAAATGCTACTATTTTAGTTAACTCTCAGACTGGAAGTGGCACATTTATATCTCATGGAAATAGTACCGATATTACAACTTTGAAAAGGGATAAAGCAATACCATCTATAACTTCCTCAGAAGTTAATACTTCCACATATGCAATTTCTGTCATGGCTGAGCCATCTACAAATAATTCAGGGTTTACCTGTCCTGTTGTTTCAGCTGCTAGTAATTTCCCAGAACCACCAACCTCAACAGCAACACCATCACCTTTGTGTAAAGGTAATATTCAGCCCATGACGGAAAATATTACTCCAACTTACAATTTTGGCTCAACGAGCAGTAGCAAAGGGCCTGTTTTCTCATTCTCCACATGCGTATGTACGGATGTGGATACTTCCAAGCCAGAATTTGATTTCAAATTTAAAAGCAAGCCTGAAGAAGCTTTCAG CAGTACTGCTGTAGCTGCAGCTGTGTCCACTTTGCCCAATCAAACTTCATTGGGATCATCAGAACCTTTGGCTTTGGTCTCCAAAGTTGCATCTAACCCAGTATTCTCAG GAAACTTGTCATCTGTATCAAGTACAAGTAGCAACTTTTCTACATCAACTGTTGCAATACCTGCCTCAAGTGCCAAAGTTTATAAGACTGACG AAAACTTGTCATCTGTATCAAGTTCAGGTAGCAACGTGTCTACAGCAACTGTTGCAATACCTACCTCGGGTAAAGTATTTAGTGGAGCTGTTTATAAGACTGATGGTAGCAGTTCAGTGACATTTTTGCCTCCTGGAACAAGCTCATCTGTGACTTTTGGTAGTACAAGCCCTCTATTTTTTGGATCAGCTGTGGTTACTTCAGTATCGAGTGGTTCAGCCAGCCCATTTGGCTTGACTGCATCTAGTTCTTCTAGCTCTGGCAGTTCGCCTTCTGTTGGCCTCGGTACCAATCCATTTGGCGTAAACACACCTGCTCCATTGTTTTCTTCCAGCACTTTAGCAAACGAAACTGCCACTACAACCACATTTGCTGCTTCACGTAACCCTTCATTAGGGTCGAGTGGTACTTCTTTTGGTGGGAGCAGTGTTCCTTCATTTGGTTTAAGTAATACTTCTCAGTTTGGTTCCAATACGTCTGTTTCATTTGGATTGAGCACCACTCTGCAGCCCAACACCTCTCCTTTTTTTGGATCGAGTACCACTCCACAGTTTGGCTCCAATTCATCTTCTTTATTTGGATCAAGTAGCACTTCTCAGTTTGTTTCAAACACCTCAACTTCATCAGTCTCAAGTATGATGTTTGATGAAAATACATCTTGTTTTGCCACAGGTTCCCGTCCTCCTTTCGGTTCTGGCAGTACCCCAATATTTAGTTCTGGAAGTACATTTGGATCAGGCAATTTATCATTTGGTGGAAACACTACCTCATTTCCTTCTTCCAGCACTACAGCATTGGGTGCAAGCAGTGCCTCCTTTAGTTCTGCCAGCACTTCACCTTTTGGTGGAAGCATTGGTTCATTTGGTTCTAGTAGCCTTCCAGCATCTGGTGGAAGCAGTGCCTCCTTTAGTTCTGCCAGCACTTCACCTTTTGGTGGAAGCATTGCTTCATTTGGTTCTACTAGCCTTCCAGCATCTGGTGGAAGCATTGCTTCATTTGGTTCTAGTAGCCTTACAGCATCTGGTGGAAGCAGTTCTTTATTTGGCTCTGCTAACACTCCAATGTTTGGTTCAAATAGCAATCCGCCATTTGGTGTGGCACCGTTCTTTGGGGCTTCCTCCGCTGCTTCTTCCTCACAATCACCAGCAACCTTATTTGGATCTGGGTTTGGTAGTACGCCAGCTCTGGCCTCCACAGGATTTTCTTTTGGAGGATCTGTTGCTTCAAGCAGTGGCTCATTTTCTGTTGGAGCCTCAAGTGGTACCTCACCTGGTACATTTACATTTGgttccaaggacaccacaacattgGCTCCACAATCAATGTTTGGGTTGACAAATTCAAATCCTACTTTTGGTGCAACCGCAGCAACACCACCTACCGATCAGATGGAAGACAGTATGGCAGAGGATCTTGCGCAAGTATCTGCTCCACCTGTATTTGGTGGACAGTCAGCTTCATCAACCCCAGGATTTGTCTTTAATTCTCAACAAAGTGTGCCACCAAATTTTATGTTTAATTCCCAACCAAGTCCACAAGTAGCTAATCCTTTTGCAGCCGGTGGTCAAGGGGCATTTACTCCTCCAGCAGGGGCACTTGAGTTTTCTGGTGGAAGTTTTTCTCTTGGAGCTACAAGTGAAAAACCTGGCCGTAAGTTTGTAAAGATAAAACGAGACAGAGGAAGAAAAAAGTAG